A single Sporomusaceae bacterium DNA region contains:
- a CDS encoding phage major tail tube protein yields MNQVPEKLISYRVYRDGVDLVGTADVQLPDLEAMTETIKGAGIAGEVDSPVLGHYGSMTLVLNWRTLVKPIAFLSRQEVHALDLRGAVQVMDAAAGVYKVVPIRVAIRATPKKTSLGKFDVGAPMESSNELEVSYIKVSIDGADVIEIDKYNYIAKIDGVDVLADVRSALGLV; encoded by the coding sequence ATGAATCAGGTACCTGAAAAACTCATCTCCTACCGGGTTTATCGTGACGGCGTGGACCTGGTGGGGACTGCGGATGTTCAGCTGCCCGATCTGGAGGCCATGACCGAGACGATCAAGGGCGCCGGAATCGCCGGTGAGGTTGACAGTCCCGTCCTTGGCCATTACGGCAGCATGACGCTCGTACTGAACTGGCGGACGCTGGTCAAGCCAATCGCCTTCCTGTCGCGGCAGGAGGTTCATGCGTTGGATCTCCGTGGGGCAGTCCAGGTGATGGATGCGGCAGCCGGGGTTTACAAGGTCGTGCCGATCAGGGTGGCCATACGGGCTACCCCGAAGAAAACCTCGCTGGGCAAGTTTGACGTCGGCGCACCGATGGAGAGCAGCAACGAGCTAGAGGTGTCCTACATCAAGGTTTCAATCGACGGCGCGGACGTCATCGAGATCGACAAGTACAACTACATCGCCAAGATTGACGGCGTGGATGTGCTCGCCGACGTCCGATCGGCGCTGGGTCTGGTTTAA
- a CDS encoding phage tail assembly protein yields MNIKFGKTHTFEGKEYKDLKIDLDGLTGKDLVDASREARLLGDAGQVQEFSAVYLAVVAAKAAKVPVDMILSLPAKDFTAVKTAVQNFLLA; encoded by the coding sequence ATGAACATTAAGTTTGGCAAAACCCACACTTTCGAAGGTAAGGAGTACAAGGACCTGAAGATCGACCTCGACGGCCTGACTGGCAAAGACCTTGTCGACGCTTCTCGGGAGGCGCGTCTTCTGGGGGACGCGGGGCAGGTGCAGGAGTTTTCGGCCGTTTACCTCGCCGTCGTGGCCGCCAAGGCCGCTAAGGTACCCGTCGACATGATCCTCTCCCTTCCCGCCAAGGATTTCACGGCGGTGAAAACGGCGGTGCAAAATTTTTTATTAGCATAG
- a CDS encoding phage tail tape measure protein yields the protein MASKTYEIAFNLAARLGSSFSSTFSGASQQLSTLQTNVKSTRAAMRELEMQQRKGIVSTLEYAASYEKLTAQLYKAEQLQTKLAKAEVMQSRLKNFRGQAVAGLAGSAAAGAVVAAPVLAFAKAEQSATALKAAMMDSTGSVGESFAKINSLAVELGNKLPGTTSDFHDLFRVMLQNGIAAEQILGGVGQAAAYLGVQLKLPYETAGLFAAQMQKSTGTADADMMKFMDTVQRLTNLGVKADDLNQAFSKFGPTMSVLKAQGLDGANAYGTLLAMLTQVGMEGGSAGNSLGKVFRAGFDEKKLGKANDSLAEFGMSLKFTNERGEFAGLDNFFTQMEKLSTLDTTTRVGVIKELFGDDAEVLQTVNIMLEKGRAGYDALLAKTAKQASLEQRVNEQLKTMTNTWDSLAGTVTNLVAALGGPLAEKLKPILDAANSLVGDRLMPWVENNAGLVGTLGAIAAGAVTLSAAWWGMGLAAATILAPMITFYKWMFLGRTAIDGTVIASRAAIIATRAWTTAQWLINAAMAANPIGLVIIGVTALIAAGWALYKNWDTVISWLEEKWNNLKNLFGAGINVPVSMPVAGGVGDIPVIPHAAGGIFSRPHVGLLAEAGVPESAIPIDGSSRSLGLWQKTGEMLGASAGGGGTFTATFAPVIQVGDSAKASDVQKVLDDERAKFRRMWEDMMQEARRLSYA from the coding sequence ATGGCCAGTAAAACTTACGAAATAGCCTTCAACCTCGCCGCTAGGCTCGGCAGTTCGTTCAGCAGCACCTTCTCCGGTGCGTCGCAGCAATTGTCCACCCTGCAGACCAACGTCAAGAGCACCCGGGCGGCGATGCGCGAACTGGAGATGCAGCAGCGGAAAGGTATCGTTTCCACCCTGGAGTATGCGGCAAGTTATGAGAAACTGACCGCGCAGCTCTATAAGGCCGAACAGCTGCAGACGAAACTGGCCAAGGCAGAGGTGATGCAGAGCCGGCTAAAGAACTTCCGTGGGCAAGCGGTCGCAGGATTGGCCGGATCGGCAGCTGCTGGCGCCGTTGTGGCGGCGCCGGTGCTAGCGTTTGCTAAAGCCGAACAGAGCGCTACAGCGTTAAAAGCCGCAATGATGGACTCCACGGGAAGCGTGGGAGAGAGCTTTGCGAAAATCAATAGTTTGGCCGTCGAACTCGGTAATAAATTACCGGGGACCACGAGCGACTTTCACGATTTGTTCCGGGTGATGCTTCAAAATGGCATTGCAGCGGAGCAAATCCTGGGCGGTGTCGGTCAGGCAGCCGCCTACCTCGGGGTTCAATTGAAACTTCCCTACGAAACGGCTGGCCTCTTCGCTGCGCAAATGCAGAAGTCAACCGGGACGGCCGACGCCGACATGATGAAATTTATGGACACGGTCCAGCGACTAACGAATCTCGGCGTTAAAGCCGACGACCTCAACCAGGCGTTTTCAAAATTCGGGCCTACGATGTCTGTACTGAAAGCGCAGGGTCTGGACGGAGCGAATGCTTACGGTACACTGCTTGCGATGCTGACGCAAGTCGGCATGGAGGGCGGTTCCGCAGGCAACTCTCTCGGCAAAGTTTTCCGGGCCGGTTTCGACGAGAAGAAGCTCGGGAAGGCCAATGACTCTTTGGCGGAATTCGGTATGTCGCTGAAATTTACGAATGAGCGGGGCGAATTTGCAGGACTGGACAATTTCTTCACGCAAATGGAGAAGCTGTCGACACTCGACACCACTACACGAGTGGGTGTCATTAAGGAATTGTTTGGCGACGACGCCGAAGTGTTGCAAACCGTTAACATTATGCTTGAAAAAGGACGAGCCGGATATGATGCGTTGCTTGCGAAAACGGCAAAACAGGCAAGCCTCGAACAACGGGTAAACGAGCAGCTAAAGACTATGACGAACACCTGGGATAGTCTTGCCGGTACCGTAACAAATCTTGTGGCTGCATTAGGCGGCCCGCTGGCCGAGAAGCTGAAACCCATTCTTGATGCGGCCAACAGTCTCGTAGGTGATCGCCTCATGCCATGGGTTGAGAATAATGCAGGTCTAGTCGGTACGCTGGGCGCGATTGCCGCGGGGGCCGTTACCCTGAGCGCTGCCTGGTGGGGCATGGGGCTTGCGGCAGCAACAATACTGGCGCCGATGATTACGTTTTATAAATGGATGTTCTTGGGCAGGACAGCCATCGACGGCACGGTCATTGCTTCCAGGGCAGCCATCATCGCGACGCGGGCCTGGACGACCGCTCAGTGGCTGATAAACGCGGCCATGGCAGCTAATCCCATCGGGCTCGTTATAATTGGCGTTACGGCCCTGATCGCTGCCGGCTGGGCGCTATACAAGAACTGGGACACGGTAATTTCTTGGCTTGAAGAAAAGTGGAACAACCTCAAAAACTTATTCGGCGCCGGCATAAACGTCCCGGTCAGTATGCCCGTCGCTGGCGGAGTCGGCGACATCCCGGTTATCCCCCACGCCGCCGGCGGGATATTCTCCCGGCCACACGTCGGTCTGCTCGCCGAGGCAGGGGTACCGGAATCTGCAATCCCTATCGACGGCAGTAGCCGGTCGCTGGGGCTGTGGCAGAAAACGGGGGAGATGCTGGGCGCGTCGGCGGGCGGCGGCGGTACTTTTACCGCCACGTTTGCACCGGTCATCCAAGTGGGCGACAGCGCGAAGGCGTCGGATGTGCAAAAGGTACTCGACGATGAGCGGGCAAAATTCCGTCGTATGTGGGAAGACATGATGCAGGAAGCGAGGCGGCTCAGCTATGCCTAG
- a CDS encoding tail protein X, protein MPSTYTTVQGDAWDIISLKVYGTEKSMSTLIEANPAHRNTVIFAAGVLLTVPTRSVSAIPSSVPPWKRGVE, encoded by the coding sequence ATGCCTAGCACATACACGACCGTCCAGGGCGACGCCTGGGACATCATAAGCCTGAAAGTCTATGGCACCGAAAAGAGTATGTCGACGCTCATCGAAGCCAACCCGGCACACCGTAACACCGTCATCTTCGCGGCCGGGGTGCTTTTGACCGTCCCCACCAGGTCGGTCTCGGCCATCCCCAGCAGTGTCCCCCCGTGGAAAAGGGGCGTGGAGTAG
- a CDS encoding contractile injection system protein, VgrG/Pvc8 family has translation MESRRVEVSLTYNHTKVSSDIARFLLSLTYTDNSSGQADDLQITLEDREQLWANGWVPEKGDTISAQLTALNFNGEGSREKLDCGFFEIDDFEMAGPPNIVTVKAVSAAVSAALRGEENTRAWENIRLRNIAQDMAAKAEMGLQYLAEYNPLYKRRDQTEQSDLAFLLECCEKAGLALKVTNDNIVIFDEEQMEAQDPVMTIEKGKSNVLRYRFNSRSRDIYRACVVQYKDPSTGQTFKHIYEPPNAPATGQLLKINERVEDAEEGKVLARKRLREKNCKENMASLTLVGDVRLVGGVTVLVKGWGSFDGKYYVTRAQHSLNGYTVAIDIHKTMEYALNEAKTIVIEKKARKRTRRRKWYDK, from the coding sequence GTGGAGTCCCGGCGCGTGGAAGTCAGCCTGACCTATAATCACACGAAAGTATCCAGCGACATCGCCCGGTTCCTGCTCTCCCTGACCTACACCGACAACTCCAGCGGCCAGGCCGACGATCTGCAGATCACGCTGGAAGATCGCGAACAGCTCTGGGCAAACGGCTGGGTACCGGAGAAAGGCGATACGATTTCGGCGCAGCTGACGGCGCTCAATTTCAACGGCGAGGGCAGTCGCGAAAAACTCGACTGCGGCTTCTTCGAAATAGATGACTTCGAAATGGCCGGACCGCCCAACATCGTGACAGTCAAGGCGGTTTCCGCGGCCGTCTCAGCGGCCCTGAGAGGCGAGGAGAATACCCGTGCATGGGAGAACATCCGCCTCCGCAACATCGCCCAGGACATGGCCGCCAAAGCCGAGATGGGGCTGCAATACCTGGCGGAATACAATCCGCTATATAAGCGCCGGGACCAGACGGAACAGTCTGACCTGGCGTTTTTGCTCGAATGCTGCGAGAAGGCCGGGCTGGCGCTAAAGGTGACCAACGACAACATCGTTATTTTTGACGAGGAGCAGATGGAAGCCCAGGACCCCGTGATGACCATCGAGAAGGGAAAAAGCAACGTCCTCCGGTACCGGTTCAACTCGCGCAGCCGCGACATCTACCGAGCCTGCGTCGTTCAGTACAAGGATCCGTCGACCGGCCAGACATTCAAGCATATTTATGAGCCGCCGAACGCGCCGGCGACCGGCCAACTGCTCAAGATCAACGAGCGTGTCGAGGATGCCGAGGAGGGCAAGGTCCTGGCCAGGAAGCGTCTGCGGGAGAAAAACTGCAAGGAGAACATGGCCAGTCTGACTCTCGTCGGCGACGTCCGCCTGGTTGGCGGGGTGACCGTCCTGGTAAAGGGGTGGGGATCGTTTGACGGCAAATACTACGTCACCCGCGCGCAGCATTCCCTGAACGGCTACACCGTTGCCATCGACATCCACAAAACCATGGAGTACGCCCTGAACGAAGCCAAGACCATTGTCATCGAGAAGAAGGCCCGCAAGCGGACACGGAGGCGGAAGTGGTATGACAAGTAA
- a CDS encoding phage baseplate assembly protein V, producing the protein MTSNFKFVRYGVVSGVAADRVRVAFEDEDGLVSDWLPVIVPNTKGNKDIKPMDVGEDVVCVFLPNGVSSGFCLGAFYRQGNPPPHADVNVRSVRFSDGTIVSYDRETHVLDIKCGTGTVNIVAGGNVNVTGDVIADGISLKQHVHPESIGTQTGPPSGGA; encoded by the coding sequence ATGACAAGTAACTTCAAATTCGTGCGCTACGGCGTGGTGTCGGGCGTCGCCGCCGATCGAGTCCGCGTCGCCTTCGAGGACGAGGACGGCCTGGTCAGCGACTGGCTGCCGGTTATCGTGCCGAACACCAAGGGAAATAAGGACATCAAGCCCATGGACGTGGGCGAAGACGTCGTTTGCGTATTCTTGCCGAATGGAGTGTCGTCCGGGTTTTGCCTCGGCGCGTTCTACCGCCAGGGGAACCCCCCGCCACACGCTGACGTCAACGTGCGAAGCGTCAGGTTCTCCGACGGTACCATCGTATCATATGACCGCGAGACCCATGTCCTGGACATAAAATGCGGCACCGGCACGGTTAACATCGTCGCCGGTGGCAACGTCAACGTGACCGGCGACGTGATCGCCGACGGGATAAGCCTGAAGCAGCATGTGCATCCGGAGAGCATCGGCACCCAGACCGGGCCGCCGTCGGGAGGTGCGTAG
- a CDS encoding phage tail protein has protein sequence MALGTLGDIAFEVSTEKIRTFHRLRRRGSARFATHDVLGKKPVKEFIGPGLESIGFTMFFSVSAGLNPLNEIKKLRELRDKGDPLELVIGGAAASENLWVIEEVSEEWVQLDNKGNLLFARIDIDLQEYPRDSDATATATNASAAAASGEEESG, from the coding sequence TTGGCATTAGGGACTTTGGGCGATATCGCCTTCGAAGTATCAACGGAAAAGATCCGCACTTTTCATAGGCTGCGGCGGCGCGGCAGCGCCAGATTCGCTACCCATGATGTTCTCGGGAAAAAGCCGGTTAAGGAATTTATCGGGCCAGGCCTGGAAAGCATCGGATTTACGATGTTTTTTTCCGTGTCTGCGGGCCTTAACCCGCTGAACGAAATCAAGAAGCTTCGCGAGCTTCGAGACAAAGGCGATCCCCTGGAACTAGTTATCGGCGGCGCGGCCGCGAGCGAAAACCTGTGGGTAATTGAAGAGGTTTCCGAAGAATGGGTACAGCTCGACAATAAGGGCAACCTGTTGTTTGCGAGAATCGACATCGACCTCCAGGAGTACCCGCGCGATTCTGACGCGACCGCCACGGCTACCAACGCCAGCGCCGCAGCGGCGAGCGGAGAGGAGGAATCTGGGTGA
- a CDS encoding baseplate J/gp47 family protein gives MEFKNLPQITFAERSAAVTEAALIAKYKEKTGKTLYPGDPVRLLLEAVAFMFAQIRNEIDYTGKQNLLAYTAGDNEDHLGVLVGTDRLQAAAATVTLRFTLSAAQAGAVIIPAGTRATPGENLLFATTATATIPAGQTYVDVDAACTENGAKGNDYAPSQINKIVDPIQWVASVTNTTTSEGGADIESDDAYRERIRLAPESFSTAGPGGAYEYHAKKASALIVDVSVISPEPGTVEIRPLLSGGEIPGQEILDAVTATCNDKSVRPLTDLVSVLAPTVVSYDVDATYWIDSDNSTVAATIQVAVEQAVADWGLWQKSKLGRDINPSELNRRMVNAGAKRVLIASPAYTPLLKSQVAVAGTVAAAFGGFEDG, from the coding sequence GTGGAGTTTAAAAACTTGCCTCAGATTACTTTCGCTGAGCGCTCGGCCGCGGTGACCGAGGCGGCGCTTATTGCGAAGTACAAGGAGAAAACGGGCAAAACCCTGTACCCGGGCGACCCGGTGAGGCTGCTGCTGGAGGCTGTGGCGTTTATGTTCGCCCAGATCCGCAACGAGATCGACTACACTGGCAAGCAGAATCTCCTGGCGTATACCGCCGGAGACAACGAGGATCATCTGGGCGTGTTGGTCGGCACCGATCGCCTTCAGGCGGCCGCCGCGACCGTGACGCTGCGGTTTACGTTGTCTGCTGCCCAGGCCGGGGCGGTAATCATACCGGCCGGCACCAGGGCGACCCCTGGGGAAAACCTGCTGTTTGCCACCACGGCGACGGCGACCATCCCGGCCGGCCAGACGTACGTCGACGTCGACGCCGCCTGCACCGAAAACGGCGCGAAGGGGAATGATTATGCTCCCAGCCAGATCAACAAGATCGTCGACCCCATCCAATGGGTGGCGTCGGTGACGAACACAACCACCAGCGAGGGCGGCGCTGACATCGAAAGCGACGACGCTTACCGCGAACGGATCAGGCTGGCACCGGAGTCGTTTTCGACGGCCGGCCCCGGCGGCGCTTACGAATACCATGCGAAAAAAGCGTCGGCGCTGATCGTCGATGTCTCGGTTATCTCCCCTGAGCCCGGCACGGTCGAAATCCGCCCCCTGCTGAGCGGCGGCGAAATTCCCGGCCAGGAGATTCTGGACGCAGTGACAGCCACCTGCAACGACAAATCGGTGCGGCCGCTGACCGACCTTGTCAGCGTGCTCGCGCCTACGGTTGTGTCTTACGACGTCGACGCGACGTACTGGATCGACAGCGACAACTCCACAGTAGCAGCGACCATTCAGGTGGCTGTGGAGCAGGCTGTGGCGGACTGGGGGCTTTGGCAGAAATCAAAGCTAGGCCGCGATATCAACCCGTCGGAGCTTAACAGGCGCATGGTCAACGCGGGGGCCAAACGGGTGCTGATAGCGTCGCCGGCATACACCCCGC